A genomic segment from Geminicoccaceae bacterium SCSIO 64248 encodes:
- a CDS encoding AAA family ATPase: MTGYAERFEWYASVCHSVQQRAIELENQPDKRKGLRMFAPKEVAAILGISPGHLRNLHREPNFPPGRSAGNGRRSYSIDDLHAARAWLFDQTNSARYDPSRRENEGEKLQTIAFVNFKGGSGKTTSATHFAQYLALHGYRVLLIDLDPQASATALFGLHPDTDVAPEATFAGWTRRDDDADAASLAKRMPQTTYWPRLDLIPASLALQQVEYELVGTLLAQRRYPFYDQLRQLLAHVSERYDVVVCDCRPDVGMLTLNALIAATGLVVPMPPSMIDFASSGEFFRILAQIARDLTEVAPGALAYDFVRVLITKHKMADRNQEAIVAWQRAHFGGSALDAPMLETALVDAAGILKETLYEYEPEGNRQTYQRGLTAMNRVNASLEAELLRVWGRSATGQGLAA, from the coding sequence ATGACTGGCTATGCCGAAAGGTTTGAGTGGTACGCTAGCGTGTGTCACTCGGTCCAACAGCGTGCGATTGAGCTCGAGAACCAACCGGACAAGCGCAAAGGCCTGCGGATGTTTGCGCCAAAAGAGGTTGCGGCGATCCTTGGCATTTCTCCAGGGCATCTGCGCAACCTCCATCGTGAGCCGAACTTTCCGCCTGGACGGTCGGCAGGGAATGGTCGCCGCAGCTATTCCATCGACGATCTTCACGCTGCACGTGCGTGGTTGTTCGACCAGACAAACTCCGCCCGCTATGATCCGAGTCGTCGCGAAAATGAAGGCGAGAAGCTTCAGACGATTGCATTCGTTAATTTCAAGGGTGGAAGTGGCAAGACCACAAGCGCGACGCACTTCGCGCAGTACCTTGCGCTACACGGCTACCGTGTCCTTCTGATTGACCTTGACCCCCAAGCAAGCGCGACGGCTTTGTTCGGCCTCCACCCGGACACCGACGTGGCACCCGAGGCAACGTTTGCTGGATGGACGCGCCGCGATGACGACGCGGACGCGGCCAGCTTAGCCAAACGGATGCCGCAGACAACCTACTGGCCTAGGCTAGACCTGATACCGGCAAGTCTCGCTTTGCAACAAGTCGAGTATGAATTGGTCGGTACCCTTCTAGCGCAGCGACGCTATCCATTTTACGACCAACTTCGACAATTGCTCGCGCATGTTTCTGAACGCTACGACGTCGTGGTTTGCGACTGCCGACCTGATGTTGGGATGCTTACGCTTAACGCGCTGATCGCGGCTACGGGATTGGTCGTACCAATGCCACCGTCGATGATCGACTTTGCCAGTTCAGGGGAGTTTTTTCGCATCCTCGCCCAGATTGCGCGCGATCTCACCGAGGTTGCACCAGGCGCGCTTGCTTATGACTTCGTCAGGGTTCTGATTACCAAGCACAAGATGGCCGACCGAAATCAAGAGGCGATTGTTGCTTGGCAACGTGCTCATTTTGGCGGCTCCGCGCTTGACGCGCCGATGCTGGAGACAGCTTTGGTGGATGCGGCGGGCATCCTGAAAGAGACGTTGTATGAGTACGAGCCGGAGGGGAACCGGCAGACGTATCAGCGGGGCCTAACCGCGATGAACCGCGTGAATGCAAGCCTAGAGGCGGAGTTGCTTCGTGTATGGGGTCGTTCCGCCACCGGACAGGGATTGGCAGCATGA
- a CDS encoding ParB/RepB/Spo0J family partition protein — translation MSQREKRLALQAAVEQLGNGPEARPTTIGRGIAETAFGLHRDGLQDEISRLEDQLAAARSSGERLSELDPTHVDDRLPVDRHPRAMSEASFDRLRESIATLGQDTPIVVRRSPDGSGRFELAAGRRRLEACRQLGRPVLARVRDLDDEAMLAIRFRENAEREDLSVYERGRWLVEVADRSKISGNRLAAMLGISQPAIVDYFKLGRLPAELVEALDDPRHLTIGDARGLDRILRDDPTSLKELLNGLAEMSGASTRRQIAHATRAYQAGTKVLEEALAPRVIADERGRKLGVLTRSGRQWVCRWAPDVEDDAIDYVTDQLPKLIADWRKERA, via the coding sequence ATGAGCCAGAGGGAAAAGCGGCTTGCGCTTCAGGCAGCTGTAGAACAGCTCGGGAATGGGCCGGAGGCTCGGCCCACCACTATCGGCCGTGGGATAGCCGAGACCGCCTTTGGATTGCACCGTGATGGGTTGCAGGACGAGATCTCGCGCTTGGAAGACCAACTGGCGGCTGCGCGAAGCAGCGGCGAGCGACTGAGTGAACTCGATCCGACGCATGTTGATGATCGGCTACCTGTGGACCGTCATCCCCGTGCAATGTCCGAAGCCTCGTTTGACCGACTGCGCGAGAGCATTGCAACTTTAGGTCAGGACACACCTATCGTCGTTCGACGGTCGCCGGATGGTAGCGGTCGTTTCGAACTCGCGGCCGGTCGTCGACGTTTGGAAGCCTGCCGCCAGCTTGGCCGACCAGTGCTCGCCCGGGTTCGGGATCTGGACGATGAGGCGATGCTGGCGATCCGTTTTCGCGAGAATGCGGAGCGCGAGGATCTAAGCGTGTATGAGCGAGGAAGATGGTTGGTCGAGGTCGCTGATCGTAGCAAGATCAGCGGTAACCGGCTTGCCGCCATGCTTGGCATCTCGCAGCCTGCGATCGTCGACTATTTCAAGCTTGGGCGGTTACCAGCGGAGCTTGTTGAAGCCCTTGATGATCCGCGTCATCTGACGATTGGGGACGCCCGCGGTCTTGACCGCATATTGCGGGACGATCCAACTTCGCTGAAAGAACTCCTAAATGGCCTCGCCGAAATGTCAGGTGCTTCAACTCGTCGGCAGATCGCGCACGCGACTCGGGCGTATCAGGCGGGAACGAAGGTCCTTGAGGAGGCTCTTGCGCCACGGGTTATCGCTGACGAACGGGGGCGCAAACTTGGCGTACTCACCAGGAGCGGCCGTCAGTGGGTGTGTCGTTGGGCGCCAGATGTTGAGGACGACGCCATTGATTATGTCACCGACCAGTTACCGAAGCTGATCGCTGACTGGAGGAAAGAACGCGCCTAG
- a CDS encoding recombinase family protein, producing MHSTALPRRLIGYARVSTGEQDTRAQELALEAAGCDTIVQERGSGASRARPELTRLLQTIQAGDILIVVRLDRLARSVSHLLEVVEALEHKRAHFRSLHDPIDTSTPQGVFSLQVLGAVAQLERALIAERTKAGMAAARARGRQPGNPGLRNGAIEARRAVSRARDRAYLNGLLVSADRWLPTVRRLRPHQSWSDVTRILNGRGLGPWTTERLRRAVKRLVRENLADPGLLAAAPRRTSADRLKVLVHGIAQANPELSLRAIAAQLEAMHERTPRGGHRWNASSVRHLLARAVPRL from the coding sequence ATGCACTCGACCGCCCTGCCCCGTCGTCTGATTGGCTATGCCCGTGTCTCCACCGGTGAGCAGGACACGCGCGCTCAGGAGCTCGCACTCGAAGCCGCTGGCTGCGATACCATCGTGCAGGAACGCGGCTCCGGCGCTTCGCGTGCCCGGCCCGAGCTCACCCGTCTGCTGCAGACCATACAGGCCGGTGACATCCTTATCGTCGTCCGTCTCGATCGTCTGGCCCGCTCGGTCAGTCATCTGCTCGAGGTCGTCGAGGCGTTGGAACACAAGCGGGCGCATTTTCGGTCGCTGCACGATCCGATCGACACATCCACCCCTCAGGGCGTGTTCTCGCTCCAGGTCTTGGGGGCCGTCGCTCAGCTCGAGCGCGCGCTCATCGCCGAGCGCACCAAAGCCGGCATGGCAGCGGCTCGTGCACGAGGGCGTCAGCCGGGCAATCCTGGCCTGCGCAACGGAGCAATCGAGGCCCGCCGCGCCGTCAGTCGAGCGCGTGACCGTGCCTATCTCAATGGGTTGCTCGTCTCGGCGGATCGGTGGCTACCCACCGTCCGGCGTCTTCGGCCCCATCAGTCCTGGAGCGATGTAACGCGCATCCTCAACGGTCGCGGGCTCGGACCTTGGACCACCGAGCGCTTGCGGCGCGCGGTCAAGCGCTTGGTGCGGGAAAACCTGGCCGATCCCGGTTTGCTCGCGGCGGCCCCCCGGCGGACCAGTGCTGATCGCCTCAAGGTACTCGTCCATGGCATTGCCCAAGCCAACCCCGAACTTTCTCTCCGGGCCATTGCTGCTCAACTCGAGGCCATGCACGAGCGTACGCCACGCGGAGGGCACCGCTGGAACGCCTCGTCGGTCCGGCACTTGTTAGCGCGCGCCGTTCCACGACTGTGA
- a CDS encoding helix-turn-helix domain-containing protein, with protein MVRSWERAEAGIAGLDARLSVNPLRAGWSGHSHVEDACARLAQDGALVTREDLVLRDGFMDIRYGSQELGQAHHVLRARRMLLRRRPSWALTQEGIDTLLERRPPKLEADGAGQGGDDDADDVLLEASRREAGTHYGGWLEVAQDALRRYPAMIAAALAWDAWRALRPLGRGTWLGSLLIGSLLRLRRKTRHHLLTFNIGLQRLHYRPLATHPLERRLAGALDAMAEAAERGLALLERLEQAQERLAVVLQGRRSTSHLPEVIDLVLSRPLVSVPMVVKELKVSRKSATHLIDEVRPHLRELTGRGRYRAWGVV; from the coding sequence GTGGTTCGATCCTGGGAGCGAGCGGAGGCGGGGATCGCCGGGCTCGACGCCCGGCTGTCGGTCAACCCGCTGCGCGCGGGCTGGAGCGGGCACAGCCATGTCGAGGATGCCTGCGCCCGGCTGGCGCAGGATGGCGCCTTGGTGACCCGGGAGGATCTCGTCCTGCGGGATGGCTTCATGGACATCCGCTACGGCAGCCAGGAGCTCGGCCAGGCGCATCACGTGCTCCGTGCCCGGCGGATGCTGCTGCGTCGCCGGCCCTCTTGGGCGTTGACCCAGGAGGGTATCGACACGCTGCTCGAGCGGCGTCCGCCCAAGCTGGAGGCGGATGGGGCAGGGCAGGGGGGTGACGACGATGCCGACGATGTGCTGCTCGAGGCAAGCCGCAGGGAGGCCGGCACCCACTACGGCGGGTGGCTGGAGGTGGCGCAGGACGCGCTCCGGCGCTACCCCGCGATGATCGCCGCGGCATTGGCCTGGGACGCCTGGCGGGCGTTGCGCCCGCTCGGCCGCGGCACGTGGTTGGGCTCACTCCTGATCGGCAGCCTGCTGCGCCTGCGGCGCAAGACGCGGCATCATCTGCTGACCTTCAACATCGGCCTGCAGCGGCTGCATTACCGGCCCCTAGCGACCCACCCGTTGGAGCGGCGTCTGGCCGGCGCCCTGGACGCCATGGCCGAGGCGGCCGAACGCGGCCTGGCTCTGCTCGAACGGCTGGAGCAGGCGCAGGAACGTCTGGCTGTGGTGCTGCAGGGCCGGCGCTCGACCTCGCATCTGCCTGAAGTGATCGACCTGGTGCTGAGCCGGCCACTGGTCAGCGTGCCGATGGTGGTCAAAGAGCTGAAGGTCAGCCGCAAGTCCGCGACCCATCTGATCGACGAGGTGCGGCCCCATCTGCGCGAGCTGACCGGACGGGGCCGCTATCGCGCCTGGGGCGTGGTCTAG